Proteins from a genomic interval of Youhaiella tibetensis:
- a CDS encoding ABC transporter ATP-binding protein: MTQADKNVVLHVADVSKSFGGLQALSDIDLEVEEGKTHAIIGPNGAGKSTLLNVIVGRLAPSRGAVVFDGKVLTGKKPYQINQLGVARVFQTPEIFPDLSVLQNVMVPAFAKRDGAFRVNIARALDFEDGIEAEAEEILRDVDLFERRHSHAGALSRGDKRRMELAMCLIQHPRLLLLDEPTAGMSRHDTNTTIELLKKIKARGMTKVIIEHDMHVVFSLADRISVLSGGRIIAEGTPDEVRGSEKVQEAYLGGAHRLEAVE; this comes from the coding sequence ATGACGCAAGCCGACAAGAACGTCGTTCTACACGTGGCCGATGTCTCCAAGAGCTTCGGCGGCCTGCAGGCGCTTTCCGATATCGACCTCGAGGTTGAAGAGGGCAAGACCCACGCGATCATCGGGCCGAACGGGGCGGGCAAGTCGACCCTGCTCAACGTCATCGTGGGCCGGCTCGCCCCCAGTCGCGGCGCTGTCGTCTTCGACGGCAAGGTGCTGACCGGCAAGAAGCCCTACCAGATCAACCAGCTTGGCGTTGCCCGGGTGTTCCAGACGCCCGAGATATTTCCCGATCTCTCCGTGCTGCAGAACGTGATGGTGCCGGCCTTCGCCAAACGGGACGGGGCTTTCCGCGTCAACATCGCTCGGGCGCTCGATTTCGAGGACGGGATCGAGGCTGAAGCCGAGGAAATCCTGCGCGACGTCGACCTCTTCGAGCGCCGCCACAGCCACGCCGGAGCGCTCTCGCGCGGCGACAAGCGGCGCATGGAACTGGCCATGTGCCTGATCCAGCATCCGCGCCTGCTGCTGCTGGACGAGCCGACGGCCGGCATGAGCCGGCACGATACCAACACGACCATCGAACTGCTCAAGAAGATCAAGGCGCGCGGCATGACTAAGGTGATCATTGAACACGACATGCATGTGGTGTTCTCTTTGGCTGACCGCATCTCGGTGCTTTCGGGCGGCCGCATCATCGCCGAGGGCACGCCCGACGAGGTGCGCGGCAGCGAGAAGGTGCAGGAAGCCTACCTCGGCGGCGCCCACCGGCTGGAGGCGGTCGAGTGA
- a CDS encoding branched-chain amino acid ABC transporter permease, whose amino-acid sequence MDAILAQLLNGLDKGGAYALIALGLTLVFGTLGVVNFAHGALFMLGAFCAVTFRGLITMETVTVDPTQTTAWGTPLEIRTPLAQTWFGDWGQVLIDYSVPLSILFAIPVMLVIGIAMERGIIKHFYKRPHAEQILVTFGLAIVLQEIVKAIFGPNPISQPMPPVLRGALDIGVWIGLSPGAVTYPVWRLIYFLFSIGILTAIFAFLRFTTFGMVVRAGMADRETVGILGINIDRRFTIMFGLAAVVAGLAGVMYTPLVPPNYHLGMDFLVLSFVVVVVGGMGSLPGAVAAGFLLGMLQSFASMNEIKQIIPGIDQIIVYLTAVVILLVRPRGLMGRRGVMEA is encoded by the coding sequence ATGGACGCCATTCTCGCCCAGCTATTGAACGGCCTCGACAAGGGCGGCGCCTACGCGCTGATCGCCCTCGGCCTGACGCTGGTCTTCGGCACGCTCGGTGTCGTCAACTTCGCCCATGGCGCCCTGTTCATGCTCGGGGCCTTCTGCGCCGTCACCTTCCGTGGCCTCATCACGATGGAAACGGTTACGGTCGATCCCACCCAGACGACGGCCTGGGGCACCCCGCTCGAAATCCGCACGCCCCTGGCCCAGACCTGGTTCGGCGACTGGGGTCAGGTGCTGATCGACTACTCGGTGCCGCTATCCATCCTGTTCGCCATCCCGGTGATGCTGGTTATCGGCATCGCCATGGAGCGCGGCATCATCAAGCACTTCTACAAGCGCCCGCATGCCGAGCAGATCCTTGTGACATTCGGCCTGGCCATCGTGCTCCAGGAGATCGTCAAGGCGATCTTCGGACCCAATCCGATCTCCCAGCCGATGCCGCCCGTCCTGCGCGGCGCACTCGACATAGGGGTATGGATCGGTCTCTCGCCCGGGGCCGTGACCTATCCCGTCTGGCGCCTCATCTATTTCCTGTTCTCGATCGGTATTCTGACCGCCATCTTCGCCTTCCTGCGCTTCACCACCTTCGGCATGGTCGTGCGGGCCGGCATGGCAGACCGCGAGACTGTCGGCATTCTCGGGATCAATATCGACAGGCGCTTCACCATCATGTTCGGCCTCGCCGCGGTTGTCGCCGGGCTTGCCGGGGTGATGTACACCCCCTTGGTGCCGCCGAACTATCACCTGGGAATGGACTTCCTCGTGCTCAGTTTCGTCGTCGTGGTGGTGGGCGGCATGGGCTCGCTTCCGGGTGCCGTCGCCGCCGGTTTCCTGCTCGGCATGCTCCAGAGCTTCGCCTCGATGAACGAAATAAAGCAGATCATTCCGGGCATCGACCAGATTATCGTCTACCTGACGGCCGTGGTAATCCTGCTCGTGCGTCCGCGCGGCCTGATGGGCCGGCGGGGCGTGATGGAGGCCTGA
- a CDS encoding response regulator transcription factor codes for MPLDILIAEDEPSILESLDFIFRRAGWSIQSVTDGEAALSAARRLRPRVLVLDVMLPKRTGFEVLKQIRADAVTRDLPVLILTAKGQAQDRRTAEELGADSFVTKPYANMDVVREVRRLLGEQLAQ; via the coding sequence TTGCCGCTCGATATTCTCATCGCCGAAGATGAGCCGAGCATTCTTGAATCGCTCGATTTCATCTTCAGGCGCGCGGGTTGGTCGATCCAGAGCGTGACGGATGGCGAGGCTGCCTTGTCCGCCGCCAGGCGCCTGCGTCCGCGCGTGCTGGTGCTCGACGTCATGCTGCCAAAGCGTACGGGATTCGAGGTGCTCAAGCAGATCCGGGCCGACGCTGTGACCCGCGACCTGCCCGTTCTCATCCTTACCGCAAAAGGCCAGGCCCAGGACAGGCGCACCGCCGAGGAACTGGGCGCCGATAGTTTCGTCACCAAGCCTTACGCCAATATGGACGTCGTGCGCGAAGTGCGCCGGCTTCTCGGCGAGCAACTGGCGCAGTAG
- a CDS encoding substrate-binding protein, which translates to MTDFRKGISRRTVLKTGLAGIIATGIAPTIFTRSAFAQEFCNAPTGDTVTLGFNMPLTGAYADEGADQQRALTLAVEHLNGEGDGGLIPTFSSKMLKGNGILGKKVAYVTGDDQTKADAGRDSARRMIERDGAIMICGASSSAVAIAEQALCQEMGVIYMAGLTHSNDTTGKDKKRYGFRHFFNAYQSGVALGPVLGKAYGNDRVAYHLTADYTWGWTQEESMIKATEALGWKTLPPVRTPVGAGDFSQYLTPVLNSGADVLILNHYGFDMVNSLTQAVQFGMKDKQVNGKDFQIVVPLVSDLMAKGAGEAMKGVYGTSNWDWQLADDASKAFTKSFGAKYGQPPSQIAHTSYVQALLYADAVERAGTFYPPEVIKALEDFEFDGMGNGATLYRGADHQCFKDVLVVQGKQAPANPFDLLEVVDTASRESVTYDPSIFGGELGPDTPAMC; encoded by the coding sequence ATGACCGATTTCCGCAAGGGCATCAGCCGTCGTACCGTGCTGAAGACCGGCCTGGCCGGCATCATCGCGACCGGCATCGCGCCTACCATTTTCACTCGCAGCGCCTTCGCGCAGGAGTTCTGCAACGCGCCGACCGGCGATACCGTGACGCTCGGCTTCAACATGCCGCTCACCGGCGCTTACGCCGACGAAGGCGCCGACCAGCAGCGCGCCCTGACCCTGGCGGTCGAGCACCTCAATGGTGAGGGCGACGGCGGGCTGATCCCGACCTTTTCGTCAAAGATGCTCAAGGGCAACGGCATCCTGGGCAAGAAGGTCGCCTATGTCACCGGCGACGACCAGACCAAAGCCGACGCCGGCCGCGACTCGGCCCGCCGCATGATCGAGCGTGACGGCGCCATCATGATCTGCGGCGCATCCTCGTCAGCCGTGGCCATCGCCGAACAGGCGTTGTGCCAGGAAATGGGCGTGATCTACATGGCCGGCCTCACCCACTCGAACGACACCACCGGCAAAGACAAGAAGCGCTACGGGTTCCGTCACTTCTTCAATGCCTACCAGTCCGGTGTGGCGCTCGGGCCCGTGCTCGGCAAGGCTTATGGCAACGATCGCGTCGCCTACCACCTGACGGCCGACTACACCTGGGGCTGGACGCAGGAAGAATCCATGATCAAGGCCACCGAGGCCCTTGGCTGGAAGACGCTGCCCCCGGTCCGCACCCCTGTGGGAGCGGGCGACTTCAGCCAGTATCTTACCCCGGTGCTGAATTCGGGCGCGGACGTGCTGATCCTCAACCACTACGGCTTCGACATGGTCAACTCGCTGACCCAGGCCGTGCAGTTCGGCATGAAGGACAAGCAGGTCAACGGCAAGGACTTCCAGATCGTCGTGCCGCTGGTCTCGGACCTGATGGCCAAGGGCGCCGGCGAAGCGATGAAGGGTGTCTACGGCACCTCCAACTGGGACTGGCAGCTCGCCGACGACGCTTCCAAGGCCTTCACCAAGTCGTTTGGCGCGAAGTACGGCCAGCCGCCCAGCCAGATCGCCCACACCTCCTACGTGCAGGCGCTGCTTTATGCCGATGCCGTTGAGCGGGCAGGGACCTTCTACCCGCCTGAGGTCATCAAGGCGCTCGAGGACTTCGAGTTCGACGGCATGGGCAATGGCGCCACGCTCTATCGCGGCGCCGACCACCAGTGCTTCAAGGACGTGCTCGTCGTCCAGGGCAAGCAGGCTCCGGCCAACCCGTTCGACCTGCTCGAGGTGGTCGACACGGCCAGCCGCGAGAGTGTGACCTACGATCCGTCGATCTTCGGCGGGGAACTGGGCCCGGACACTCCGGCCATGTGCTGA
- a CDS encoding helix-turn-helix domain-containing protein, producing MRAPIGLRISSRRKTLGLSQAELARRSGISPSYLNLIEANKRDVGGTLLLRIAAELDVEIGALTGESEHRLIAELEEAFADPVLASAQMHAGAARDLVATNPDAAAVILQLYRAYASAVASVDDYAQRLRADPLFSQLLHRILSGITAMRSGAEILEEVPELEDAERQRFIGSITREARNVSDVARTLIGQFEETAERRSVSPVRELDDLIFENDNYFPVLEAAANALREEVGGTSEQALAEALDRRFSIQVRRTAERQVDAHGFPGQYLFDAAAGQMWFQTSAVASTRQFQLSRLYAELAAGEAIEAETRSQLLTSPTSRRLAFRALSSYLAGAMVFPYEQFLAHAETMRYDIEALRQVYTASFEQVAHRLVTLRRPGLEGIPFGFLRSDPAGRLTKHFPLPGLLLPNSGHACPLWTIYNAFRTPETLVRQVVQFSDGSRYLFLARTTSRRPASFSDPALHTSVMLACSALHADQTVYGVGLDLDDDSGDLPVGPTCRLCTRRNCAARQEEAFAPGSGQDAVRAPLVPRAFDQTS from the coding sequence ATGCGTGCACCGATAGGGCTCAGGATCAGTTCACGCCGCAAGACGCTGGGGCTCTCTCAGGCCGAACTGGCGCGGCGATCGGGCATATCGCCGAGCTATCTCAATCTCATCGAAGCCAACAAGCGCGACGTCGGCGGCACGCTCCTGCTGCGCATAGCCGCCGAACTGGACGTTGAAATCGGCGCGCTCACCGGGGAGAGCGAACATCGGCTCATCGCCGAACTGGAGGAAGCCTTTGCCGATCCGGTGCTGGCCTCCGCCCAGATGCATGCTGGCGCGGCCCGCGATCTGGTGGCCACCAATCCCGACGCTGCCGCTGTGATCCTTCAGCTTTACCGAGCCTATGCATCTGCCGTCGCGAGCGTTGACGACTATGCCCAGCGGCTGCGGGCGGATCCGCTCTTCAGCCAGTTGCTGCACCGCATTCTGTCCGGGATCACCGCGATGCGCTCCGGCGCTGAGATCCTCGAGGAGGTCCCCGAGCTTGAGGATGCGGAGCGGCAGCGCTTCATCGGCTCCATCACCCGCGAGGCCCGCAACGTCAGCGACGTGGCGCGCACCCTGATCGGCCAGTTCGAAGAGACGGCCGAGCGACGCAGCGTCAGTCCCGTCCGCGAGCTGGATGACCTGATCTTTGAGAACGACAACTACTTTCCCGTCCTCGAAGCCGCGGCCAATGCCTTGCGCGAGGAAGTCGGCGGAACCAGTGAGCAGGCCCTTGCCGAGGCCCTTGATCGGCGCTTTTCCATCCAGGTCCGCCGCACCGCCGAGCGGCAGGTCGACGCCCACGGGTTTCCCGGCCAATACCTGTTCGATGCGGCAGCCGGCCAGATGTGGTTCCAGACCAGCGCCGTCGCTTCGACCCGCCAGTTCCAGCTCTCGCGGCTTTACGCCGAGCTCGCCGCCGGCGAAGCCATCGAGGCAGAGACTCGTTCGCAGCTCCTGACGTCGCCAACTTCGCGCCGGCTCGCCTTTCGCGCGCTGTCCTCCTACCTCGCCGGAGCCATGGTATTCCCTTACGAGCAGTTCCTCGCCCATGCCGAAACCATGCGCTACGACATCGAGGCGCTGCGGCAGGTCTATACGGCCAGCTTCGAACAGGTTGCCCATCGCCTCGTCACGCTGCGCCGTCCCGGGCTCGAGGGCATTCCCTTCGGGTTCCTGCGGTCAGATCCGGCCGGACGGCTCACCAAGCACTTCCCGTTACCGGGGCTCCTGCTCCCCAACAGCGGACACGCCTGCCCTCTCTGGACGATCTACAATGCCTTTCGCACGCCCGAGACGCTGGTGCGTCAGGTGGTGCAGTTCTCGGATGGCTCGCGCTACCTGTTTCTCGCCCGTACCACCAGCCGCCGGCCGGCCAGCTTTTCCGATCCCGCACTGCACACCTCGGTGATGCTCGCCTGCAGCGCGCTCCACGCCGATCAGACCGTTTATGGCGTCGGCCTCGACCTCGACGACGATTCGGGTGACCTGCCGGTCGGTCCGACCTGTCGGCTGTGCACAAGGCGCAATTGCGCCGCCCGGCAGGAGGAAGCATTCGCACCCGGCAGCGGGCAGGATGCCGTCCGCGCGCCGCTCGTCCCGCGGGCATTTGACCAAACGAGCTGA
- a CDS encoding ABC transporter ATP-binding protein — MSVMTMETSVDVDVSIAERTTTSEQPYFAVEELHAYYGESYIVQGVTFDIRRGEILALLGRNGAGKTSTLRTIARLDSPSLQAGQIWLEGAPIHTMKSFEASRAGIQLVPEDRRIIQGLTVEENLTLAQVAPGRGWEIERIYSHFPRLAERRRQEGVTLSGGEQQMLAIARALARDIKLLLLDEPYEGLAPVIVNEIEKILNEIKAHGITTIIVEQNAIAALRLADRAVILDTGTVAFAGTAKHVLENAELRQEYLAI, encoded by the coding sequence ATGAGTGTGATGACCATGGAAACCAGCGTAGACGTTGACGTATCCATAGCCGAACGCACGACGACCAGCGAACAGCCCTATTTCGCGGTCGAAGAGCTGCACGCCTATTACGGCGAGAGCTACATAGTCCAGGGCGTCACCTTCGATATCCGCCGGGGCGAAATCCTGGCGCTGCTCGGTCGCAACGGCGCCGGCAAGACCTCGACGCTGCGCACCATCGCGCGGCTCGACTCTCCGTCGTTGCAGGCGGGCCAGATCTGGCTCGAGGGCGCCCCGATCCACACGATGAAGAGCTTCGAGGCCTCACGGGCGGGTATTCAGCTTGTGCCGGAAGATCGGCGCATCATCCAGGGACTGACTGTCGAGGAAAACCTGACCCTGGCGCAGGTGGCGCCCGGCCGTGGCTGGGAGATCGAACGTATCTATTCCCATTTCCCCCGGCTGGCCGAACGGCGGCGGCAGGAGGGGGTGACTCTCTCGGGCGGCGAACAGCAGATGCTAGCCATCGCCAGAGCCCTGGCGCGCGACATCAAACTGCTGCTGCTCGATGAGCCCTATGAAGGCCTGGCGCCGGTGATCGTCAACGAGATCGAGAAGATCCTCAACGAGATCAAGGCGCACGGCATTACCACGATCATCGTCGAGCAAAACGCCATCGCCGCCTTGCGGTTGGCCGACCGCGCCGTGATCCTCGACACGGGCACGGTAGCCTTCGCCGGCACCGCCAAGCATGTGCTCGAGAACGCGGAACTTCGCCAGGAATACCTGGCGATCTAG
- a CDS encoding sensor histidine kinase → MTLSADFVIATAVGYVGLLFLIAYIGDRRARNGTGSFLRSPFIYTLAISVYCTSWTFYGAVGSAARNGLEYLAIYVGPTLVFVGWWFVLRKLVRISHNQRLTSVADLLSSRFGKSSRLAVLVTIIALVGIAPYIALQLKAVTSSIQAIAGASEFGVGSLKNIDDVGLALGIAAAMALFTILFGTRNVDAKEQHHGVVAAIAFEAVVKLAALLTVGVFVVYVGGGFEAIFANAEAHGIDIYSGETFGNRWVAMNVLSIAAILCLPRQFQITVVENSDENHLRTASWAFPAYLLMMSLFTLPIALFGLTSMPAGSNPDMFVLTLPLAAGQQGLALFAFVGGFSSATSMIIVEAIALSIMVSNHIVMPIALRTMRGIGEDDGTGFSRLLLNSRRLSIGIILSLGFLYFYFTRDSDALAPIGLISFAGVAQFLPAIVAALFWKDATVKAATAAITVGFVVWAWSMFMPSFETTSPSVAQLMAEGPWGISWLRPEALFGLDHLDPLVHSVFWSLLLNTTVLVVVSLFTNQSALERLQANLFVDAFRPLGRGDRRFIGGSAPANDLFFVAQRVLGAERAAEIFEGIPGADMVPSPEFIGRLERELAGSIGAASAHVMLGKVVSGQAVSLEEVMQMADETQQAIEYSQELERTSNELRVTARKLEDANEKLRELDLRKDEFLSQVSHEVRTPMTSIRSFSEILLEEDSLHAEERRRFVSTIHAESLRLTKLLDQILDLSAMERGEQGWENTPIDAEATLDRALEVCGGLARQHNMRLVIGPRSAGAIVSGESDRLCQVLINLISNAIKYNDSPAPHVEVRSSVSRGRYMVDVIDNGPGIARAERKLIFEKFSRGQMGKGSVAVGAGLGLAISRQIIARMDGKLELLPMRDRGAAFRITLAAIA, encoded by the coding sequence ATGACGCTCTCGGCCGATTTCGTCATCGCCACCGCCGTTGGCTACGTGGGGCTGCTGTTCCTGATCGCCTATATCGGTGATCGCCGCGCCCGCAACGGTACCGGCTCGTTCCTGCGGTCGCCGTTCATCTACACCCTCGCCATCTCGGTCTATTGCACCAGTTGGACATTCTACGGCGCCGTTGGCTCGGCGGCGCGCAACGGGCTCGAATACCTGGCGATCTATGTCGGCCCGACGCTGGTCTTCGTCGGCTGGTGGTTCGTGCTGCGCAAGCTTGTGCGCATCAGCCACAACCAGCGGCTCACCTCCGTCGCCGATCTGTTGTCCTCGCGCTTCGGCAAGTCGAGCCGGCTGGCGGTGCTGGTCACCATCATCGCGCTCGTCGGCATCGCTCCCTACATCGCGCTTCAGCTCAAGGCCGTCACGTCCTCGATCCAGGCCATCGCAGGCGCCTCCGAGTTCGGCGTAGGCAGCCTCAAGAATATTGATGACGTCGGCCTGGCGCTTGGCATTGCGGCGGCGATGGCGCTCTTCACCATCCTTTTCGGCACCCGGAACGTGGACGCCAAGGAACAACATCACGGCGTCGTCGCCGCCATCGCCTTCGAGGCCGTGGTGAAGCTTGCGGCCCTGCTCACCGTCGGCGTTTTCGTCGTCTACGTGGGGGGCGGGTTTGAGGCGATCTTTGCCAATGCCGAGGCGCACGGCATCGATATCTATTCGGGTGAGACTTTCGGCAATCGCTGGGTAGCGATGAACGTGCTTTCCATCGCCGCGATCCTCTGCCTGCCGCGCCAGTTCCAGATCACGGTGGTCGAGAATTCCGACGAGAACCATCTGCGCACCGCCAGCTGGGCCTTTCCGGCCTACCTCCTGATGATGAGCCTGTTCACGCTGCCCATCGCCCTCTTCGGGCTCACGTCCATGCCGGCCGGTTCCAACCCGGACATGTTCGTGCTCACCCTCCCGCTCGCCGCCGGGCAGCAGGGGTTGGCGCTCTTCGCCTTTGTAGGCGGCTTTTCGTCTGCCACATCAATGATCATCGTGGAGGCGATCGCGCTCTCCATCATGGTTTCAAACCACATCGTCATGCCCATCGCCCTGCGCACGATGCGTGGCATCGGCGAGGACGACGGCACCGGGTTCAGCCGCCTCCTGCTCAATTCGCGCCGCCTCTCGATCGGCATCATCCTTTCGCTCGGCTTTCTCTATTTCTACTTCACCCGAGATTCGGACGCCCTCGCCCCGATCGGGCTGATCTCCTTCGCGGGTGTTGCACAGTTCCTGCCGGCCATCGTGGCAGCCCTGTTCTGGAAGGACGCGACGGTCAAGGCCGCTACGGCGGCCATCACGGTTGGCTTCGTGGTCTGGGCCTGGTCGATGTTCATGCCCTCGTTCGAAACCACGTCGCCGTCCGTCGCCCAGCTGATGGCCGAAGGACCGTGGGGAATCTCGTGGCTGCGGCCCGAGGCTCTGTTCGGGCTCGATCATCTCGATCCCCTGGTCCATTCCGTCTTTTGGAGCCTCCTTCTCAACACCACGGTCTTGGTTGTGGTATCGCTCTTCACCAACCAGTCGGCGCTTGAACGCCTGCAGGCCAATCTTTTCGTGGATGCCTTCCGCCCGCTGGGACGTGGCGACCGGCGCTTCATCGGGGGCTCTGCCCCGGCCAACGACCTTTTCTTCGTGGCCCAGCGCGTCCTGGGCGCTGAACGCGCTGCTGAGATCTTCGAAGGCATTCCGGGGGCCGACATGGTGCCGAGCCCGGAATTCATCGGCCGGCTCGAGCGTGAGCTCGCCGGCTCGATCGGGGCAGCCTCCGCTCACGTGATGCTGGGCAAGGTTGTTTCGGGGCAGGCTGTTTCGCTCGAGGAAGTGATGCAGATGGCCGACGAGACGCAGCAGGCCATTGAGTATTCCCAGGAGCTCGAACGGACTTCCAATGAACTCCGGGTAACGGCGCGCAAGCTCGAGGATGCCAACGAGAAGCTGCGTGAGCTCGATCTGCGCAAGGACGAGTTCCTCAGCCAGGTCAGCCATGAGGTGCGCACGCCCATGACCTCGATCCGCAGTTTCTCGGAAATCCTGCTGGAAGAAGACAGCCTGCATGCAGAGGAGCGGCGGCGCTTCGTGAGTACGATTCACGCCGAGAGCCTGCGGCTTACCAAGCTTCTCGATCAGATACTCGATCTCTCCGCCATGGAACGCGGCGAGCAGGGTTGGGAGAATACGCCCATCGATGCGGAGGCTACGCTAGACCGCGCGTTGGAAGTCTGCGGTGGGCTGGCCCGCCAGCACAACATGCGGCTCGTTATCGGCCCTCGTTCGGCGGGAGCCATCGTATCGGGGGAAAGCGACCGCCTCTGCCAGGTGCTCATCAACCTGATCTCCAACGCCATCAAGTACAACGACTCGCCGGCCCCGCATGTCGAAGTTCGCTCGAGCGTCAGCCGTGGACGGTACATGGTCGATGTCATCGACAATGGCCCCGGCATCGCCCGCGCCGAACGCAAGCTCATCTTTGAAAAGTTCTCCCGGGGCCAGATGGGCAAGGGCTCGGTGGCCGTCGGCGCTGGCCTGGGCCTGGCGATCTCGCGCCAGATCATCGCCCGCATGGATGGCAAGCTCGAACTGTTGCCGATGCGCGATCGTGGGGCTGCTTTCAGGATCACGCTCGCTGCGATCGCTTGA
- a CDS encoding branched-chain amino acid ABC transporter permease has product MDLFRLPRRDLITFAIFGLVVIAMPLWLAPFGASYPGLLQKFAIYAIFAIGFNILFGLTGYLSFGHAAFLGVGSYTAVWSFKLLTMDALPAIVFAVIVSGLFALAIGFLSLRRSGIYFSILTLAFAQMSYNLAYSVLTPITNGETSLQLTRQDPRIIDNMLTPAGEGLPTAGLFGHSFSGFEGFYFCAFVLLVAFFIAQKIFASPFGMMLRGIKSNQTRMNYTGFDTKPYALTAFVISGMYAGLAGALLAITDPLAGAERMQWTASGEVVLMTILGGVGTLIGPVIGAWLIKYFENIFSAFNESTLHRFFDFLPAPVADPVVAVASKFVGEGWQLTLGLIFVLVVMFLPGGIMEGVRRIGSAFRHRSPPSANAAAHAQPAE; this is encoded by the coding sequence ATGGATCTCTTCCGCCTGCCGCGCCGGGACCTCATCACCTTCGCCATCTTCGGACTGGTGGTGATCGCCATGCCCCTCTGGCTCGCCCCGTTCGGCGCATCCTACCCGGGTCTGCTGCAGAAGTTCGCGATCTACGCGATCTTCGCAATCGGCTTCAACATCCTGTTCGGGCTCACCGGCTACCTCAGCTTCGGCCACGCGGCGTTTCTTGGCGTCGGTTCCTATACGGCAGTCTGGTCATTCAAGCTGCTGACCATGGACGCGCTGCCGGCCATCGTCTTCGCGGTGATCGTCTCGGGACTGTTCGCGCTGGCGATCGGCTTCCTCAGCCTGCGCCGCTCGGGCATCTACTTTTCGATCCTGACACTGGCGTTCGCGCAAATGTCCTACAATCTCGCCTATTCGGTGCTGACGCCCATTACCAATGGCGAGACCAGCCTGCAGCTGACACGCCAGGACCCGCGCATCATCGACAACATGCTGACCCCGGCCGGGGAGGGACTGCCAACGGCAGGCCTTTTCGGGCACAGCTTCTCGGGGTTTGAAGGCTTCTATTTCTGCGCCTTCGTGCTGCTTGTCGCCTTTTTCATCGCCCAGAAGATCTTTGCTTCGCCCTTCGGCATGATGCTGCGGGGCATCAAGTCAAACCAGACGCGTATGAACTATACCGGGTTCGACACCAAGCCCTATGCCCTCACCGCCTTCGTGATATCGGGCATGTATGCCGGCCTCGCCGGAGCGCTGCTGGCTATCACCGATCCCCTTGCTGGCGCCGAGCGCATGCAGTGGACTGCCTCGGGCGAAGTGGTACTGATGACCATCCTCGGAGGCGTCGGCACGCTCATCGGACCGGTCATCGGCGCCTGGCTGATCAAGTACTTCGAGAACATCTTCTCGGCCTTCAACGAGTCGACCCTGCACCGGTTCTTCGATTTCCTGCCCGCGCCAGTTGCCGATCCGGTGGTGGCTGTTGCCAGCAAGTTCGTCGGTGAAGGGTGGCAACTTACCCTCGGCCTCATCTTCGTGCTCGTGGTGATGTTCCTGCCCGGCGGGATCATGGAGGGGGTACGCCGCATCGGCTCTGCCTTCCGCCACCGCTCGCCCCCGTCGGCCAATGCCGCCGCCCACGCCCAGCCCGCGGAGTAA
- a CDS encoding carbohydrate ABC transporter permease, translating into MILAKRYWLGGLSILVSIFVFIVPFAFIVLTALKDRKEASLRQFSLPTTWHAWENLVQVIQTRDFMIISAFVNSTILTVASVALLVVFGAMCGYVMQRRPSFWTSVASFLVLAGLIIPPAVVPTIWVLQSIGLFKTLHGLVLIEVAYGLSFTILLIRAFMATIPRELDEAAIMDGAGPLRVFFQIVLPLLKPVVITIVVVQSVAIFNDFTNPLYYLPGNQNVTVQLTLYNFQSQFSTSYNLLFMNILLITIPPLIVYLFFNRQIVAGMTAGAVKG; encoded by the coding sequence ATGATCCTGGCAAAACGCTATTGGCTCGGTGGACTGTCGATCCTGGTATCCATCTTCGTCTTCATCGTGCCCTTCGCCTTCATCGTGCTGACGGCGCTCAAGGACCGCAAGGAAGCCTCGCTGCGCCAGTTCTCGCTGCCCACGACCTGGCACGCATGGGAAAACCTGGTCCAGGTTATCCAGACGCGCGATTTCATGATTATCTCGGCCTTCGTCAATTCGACGATCCTGACCGTCGCCAGCGTGGCGCTGCTGGTGGTCTTCGGAGCGATGTGCGGCTACGTCATGCAGCGGCGCCCCTCGTTCTGGACGTCCGTCGCCAGCTTTCTTGTGCTGGCTGGTCTCATCATCCCGCCGGCAGTCGTGCCCACGATCTGGGTGCTCCAGAGCATCGGTCTCTTCAAGACCCTGCACGGGCTGGTACTTATCGAGGTAGCCTACGGCCTTTCCTTCACGATCCTGCTCATCCGCGCCTTCATGGCGACCATTCCGCGGGAGCTCGATGAAGCCGCCATCATGGATGGGGCGGGCCCGCTCCGGGTGTTCTTCCAGATCGTCCTGCCGCTGCTCAAGCCGGTCGTGATCACCATCGTCGTGGTGCAGTCGGTGGCGATTTTCAACGATTTCACCAACCCGCTCTACTACCTGCCCGGCAACCAGAACGTCACGGTCCAGCTCACGCTCTACAACTTCCAGAGCCAGTTCAGCACGTCTTACAACCTGCTGTTCATGAACATCCTGCTCATCACCATCCCGCCGCTGATCGTCTACCTCTTCTTCAACCGCCAGATCGTGGCCGGAATGACGGCAGGAGCGGTGAAAGGATAA